In Pseudomonas alcaliphila JAB1, a single window of DNA contains:
- a CDS encoding substrate-binding domain-containing protein: MPRIIPFICLLLAALFLTPVPAWARDCIGMVPAGTSAFWSELEAGARRTADDLQLELYTRGPAQEGSVEVQLQLIDRVLAQGCKALIIAPAGDAIDTRIAALRDEGIPTVYVDRGVAGDGAYALVATDNFLAGQLAGQQLAERLGQGGRVGVLRLRPGLQSTEERERGFLLAAQASGLQVVFDTYLGDDRQRIAEALSEQLPRLDGLFSPNGTSSRATLAALRQLGKAGTVDFVGFDGGELLFDAVRQGQIHALLLQQPQAMGDHAVRLVHRALSGERAISRLQLLLEPRVLTARELADMTAPQQPW; encoded by the coding sequence ATGCCAAGAATCATCCCTTTCATTTGCCTGTTGCTGGCTGCTCTTTTCCTGACGCCTGTGCCGGCCTGGGCACGGGACTGCATCGGTATGGTGCCGGCCGGCACATCGGCGTTCTGGAGCGAGCTGGAAGCTGGCGCGAGACGCACCGCTGACGATCTGCAATTGGAACTCTATACGCGCGGCCCGGCCCAGGAGGGCAGCGTCGAGGTGCAGTTGCAACTGATAGATCGCGTGCTTGCACAGGGCTGCAAGGCGCTGATCATCGCCCCGGCTGGCGATGCCATCGATACCCGGATAGCGGCCTTGCGTGACGAAGGTATTCCCACCGTCTATGTCGACCGCGGCGTTGCGGGAGATGGCGCTTATGCGCTGGTGGCGACCGACAACTTCCTCGCAGGTCAGTTGGCCGGGCAACAACTGGCCGAGCGTCTCGGGCAGGGTGGCAGGGTCGGGGTGTTGCGTTTGCGTCCCGGGCTGCAATCGACCGAGGAACGTGAGCGCGGCTTTCTGCTGGCGGCACAGGCGTCAGGGCTGCAGGTGGTATTCGACACCTACCTGGGTGATGACCGCCAGCGCATCGCCGAGGCCCTGAGCGAGCAGTTACCCAGACTCGACGGCCTGTTCAGCCCCAACGGCACCAGCAGCCGGGCGACACTGGCGGCCCTGCGCCAGTTGGGCAAGGCCGGTACGGTGGACTTCGTCGGCTTCGACGGAGGCGAACTGCTGTTCGATGCCGTGAGACAAGGACAGATTCACGCCCTGTTGCTTCAGCAGCCGCAGGCCATGGGCGATCATGCGGTGCGTCTGGTGCATCGGGCCCTGAGTGGCGAACGCGCCATTTCACGCCTGCAACTGTTGCTCGAGCCGCGGGTACTGACCGCCAGGGAATTGGCCGATATGACCGCGCCGCAACAGCCTTGGTGA
- a CDS encoding VC0807 family protein, producing the protein MTATTDSRTPTHKPRPLIDLAISILIPSFILMKLSGEHRLGADGALILALAFPLGWGAFELIKYRKFNFIALLGLISVALTGGIGLLKLDTQWLAVKEALIPGLIGIAVLVSTRTRYPLIRTLLFNKTVLNIDKIHDRLEQGGHVEHFETRLMRATYWLSGTFFFSSFMNYVLAKWIVVSPAGTEAFNDELGRMTLLSYPMIAIPSMIMLMAIFYYLWKTIHGLTGLSLEEIMANSGQESQS; encoded by the coding sequence ATGACCGCCACTACTGACAGCCGTACCCCGACGCACAAGCCCCGCCCGCTGATCGATCTGGCCATCAGCATCCTGATTCCCTCGTTCATCCTGATGAAGCTCAGTGGCGAGCACCGCCTCGGCGCCGATGGTGCGCTGATTCTGGCCCTGGCGTTCCCGCTGGGCTGGGGCGCGTTCGAGCTGATCAAATATCGCAAATTCAACTTCATCGCCCTGCTCGGCCTGATCAGCGTAGCGCTGACCGGCGGTATCGGCCTGCTCAAGCTCGACACTCAGTGGCTGGCAGTCAAGGAAGCACTGATTCCCGGTCTGATCGGCATTGCCGTGCTGGTTTCCACCCGCACCCGCTACCCGCTGATTCGCACCCTGCTGTTCAACAAGACGGTGCTCAATATCGACAAGATCCACGATCGCCTGGAGCAAGGCGGCCACGTCGAGCACTTCGAGACGCGCCTGATGCGCGCGACCTACTGGCTCAGCGGCACCTTCTTCTTCTCCTCGTTCATGAACTACGTGCTGGCCAAGTGGATCGTGGTCAGCCCGGCCGGCACCGAGGCCTTCAATGACGAACTGGGGCGCATGACCTTGCTCAGCTACCCGATGATCGCCATTCCCTCGATGATCATGCTGATGGCCATCTTCTACTACCTGTGG
- a CDS encoding transporter substrate-binding domain-containing protein, giving the protein MAKCINRWLCVLLVVLCAPVEAQLRLLTEDAPPMSFLREGEPSGLAVEVVRALLARTGDSGQIELMPWTRALHLAQQEEDVVLFSTVRTPERENRFQWVGPIVVGTTSFYSLKSRDLVIDTLEQAAASGPLALPKQWYTFEILSARGFTNLYGVPSSKQMVTMLKHGRVNLIATEDLTLAGELAAVDLKPQDVTVHVPFMRSAYYIAFSPQTSVVRVVRWQRALQQMHEDGSLAAILRRWLPHAPMPPIAP; this is encoded by the coding sequence ATGGCCAAGTGTATTAATCGATGGCTGTGTGTCCTGCTGGTGGTGCTGTGCGCTCCGGTGGAGGCACAGTTGCGTCTGCTCACCGAGGATGCGCCGCCAATGAGCTTCTTGCGCGAGGGCGAGCCCAGCGGTCTTGCCGTCGAGGTGGTCAGAGCGTTGCTGGCGCGCACCGGCGACAGCGGCCAGATCGAACTGATGCCCTGGACGCGAGCATTGCATCTGGCTCAACAGGAGGAAGATGTCGTGCTGTTTTCCACCGTGCGCACTCCTGAGCGCGAGAACAGGTTTCAGTGGGTCGGGCCCATCGTGGTCGGCACCACCAGCTTCTATTCGCTCAAGTCGCGCGACCTGGTCATCGACACGTTGGAGCAGGCCGCGGCCAGCGGGCCACTGGCGCTGCCAAAGCAGTGGTACACCTTCGAGATCCTCAGCGCGAGGGGCTTTACCAACCTCTACGGCGTGCCCAGTTCGAAACAGATGGTGACCATGCTCAAGCATGGCCGGGTCAACCTGATTGCTACCGAAGACCTGACCCTGGCTGGTGAGCTGGCTGCTGTCGATCTCAAACCGCAGGACGTCACCGTGCATGTGCCATTCATGCGCTCGGCCTATTACATTGCTTTCTCCCCGCAGACTTCGGTGGTGCGTGTGGTGCGATGGCAGCGCGCCTTGCAGCAGATGCATGAGGACGGCAGCCTCGCAGCGATCCTCAGGCGTTGGCTGCCGCATGCGCCGATGCCCCCCATCGCTCCGTAG
- a CDS encoding urease subunit beta, which produces MIPGEYQIADGEIELNAGRRTLTLSVANSGDRPIQVGSHYHFFETNDALLFDRAAARGMRLNIPAGTAVRFEPGQSREVELVDLAGARRVFGFAGRVMGDLD; this is translated from the coding sequence ATGATTCCCGGCGAATACCAGATTGCCGACGGCGAGATCGAGCTCAATGCCGGTCGCCGTACCCTGACCCTGTCCGTGGCCAACAGCGGCGACCGACCGATCCAGGTCGGCTCGCACTACCACTTCTTCGAGACCAACGATGCCCTGCTGTTCGACCGCGCCGCCGCGCGCGGCATGCGCCTGAACATTCCCGCCGGCACGGCCGTGCGCTTCGAGCCAGGGCAGAGCCGTGAGGTGGAACTGGTCGATCTGGCTGGCGCGCGCCGGGTATTCGGCTTCGCCGGCCGGGTCATGGGCGATCTCGACTGA
- a CDS encoding hemerythrin domain-containing protein produces the protein MTIFEALRISHDIQRELAQKLIATQGDSAERHALFSQLKQELAVHSVAEERHFYIPLMQQDAGVDLSRHAIAEHHQMDEMIEDLEETDPSSPSWLAQAKALADKVEHHLKEEEHTFFQMAGKLLRDKEKQQLAGDYLNAYDEMKQAS, from the coding sequence ATGACGATTTTCGAAGCCCTACGCATCAGCCACGATATCCAGCGCGAACTGGCGCAGAAACTGATCGCCACCCAGGGCGATAGCGCCGAACGCCACGCTTTGTTCTCTCAGCTCAAGCAGGAGCTGGCCGTGCACTCGGTGGCCGAAGAACGCCATTTCTATATTCCCCTGATGCAGCAGGACGCGGGCGTGGATCTGTCGCGCCACGCGATCGCCGAGCATCACCAGATGGACGAAATGATCGAGGACCTGGAGGAAACCGACCCCAGCAGCCCGAGCTGGCTGGCGCAAGCCAAGGCGCTGGCGGACAAGGTCGAGCATCATCTCAAGGAAGAAGAACACACCTTCTTCCAGATGGCCGGCAAGCTGCTTCGCGACAAGGAGAAGCAGCAACTGGCGGGTGACTATCTCAACGCCTACGACGAGATGAAGCAGGCGTCCTGA
- a CDS encoding oxaloacetate decarboxylase, whose amino-acid sequence MQRASHHELRSAFRALLASDRCYHTASVFDPMSARIAADLDFEVGILGGSVASLQVLGAPDFALITLSEFVEQAARIGRVSRLPVIADADHGYGNALNVMRTVVELERAGVAALTIEDTLLPAQFGRKSTDLISIEEGVGKILAALEARVDPELSIIARTHAGVLEVDEVIRRTRAYEAAGADGICLVGIKDFAHLEQIAAGLKVPLMLVTYGNPELRDNQRLARLGVRIVVNGHAAYFAAIKATYDCLREQRGAQPCDLNATELTHKYTMPEDYILWAKEFMEVRE is encoded by the coding sequence CTGCAACGTGCATCTCATCATGAGCTACGCAGTGCCTTTCGTGCCCTGCTGGCTTCCGACCGCTGCTACCACACGGCTTCGGTCTTCGACCCCATGTCCGCCCGCATCGCCGCCGATCTCGACTTCGAGGTCGGTATCCTCGGTGGCTCCGTCGCCTCCCTGCAGGTACTCGGTGCGCCGGACTTCGCCCTGATCACTCTCAGCGAATTCGTCGAGCAGGCCGCACGCATTGGCCGCGTCTCGCGTTTGCCGGTGATCGCCGATGCCGACCACGGCTACGGTAATGCGCTCAATGTGATGCGCACCGTGGTCGAGCTGGAACGCGCCGGCGTCGCCGCGCTGACCATCGAAGATACCCTGCTGCCGGCCCAGTTCGGTCGCAAGTCCACCGACCTGATCTCCATCGAGGAAGGCGTCGGCAAGATCCTCGCTGCGCTGGAGGCGCGTGTCGATCCGGAGCTCTCGATCATCGCCCGTACCCATGCCGGCGTACTGGAGGTGGACGAAGTGATCCGCCGCACTCGCGCCTATGAGGCTGCCGGCGCCGACGGCATCTGCCTGGTCGGGATCAAGGATTTCGCCCACCTGGAGCAGATCGCCGCAGGCCTCAAGGTGCCGCTGATGCTGGTCACCTACGGCAACCCCGAACTGCGCGACAACCAACGCCTGGCGCGCCTGGGCGTGCGCATCGTGGTCAACGGCCATGCTGCCTACTTCGCCGCGATCAAGGCCACCTACGACTGCCTGCGCGAACAGCGCGGTGCCCAGCCGTGCGACCTCAACGCCACCGAGCTGACCCACAAGTACACCATGCCCGAGGATTACATCCTCTGGGCCAAGGAGTTCATGGAAGTGCGCGAATAA
- a CDS encoding urease accessory protein UreD, translated as MNLPAALFTPSWPAELELAYARHGERTTPVQRRHLGPLRVQKHLYAEGPEVCQHIIVHPPGGIAGGDVLDISAHAGENTWVQLTSPGAAKWYRAAGVARQDLRLRIDAGATLEWLPQETIIYAGAQAELHTQIDLHGDARLLYWDIVALGRPAADERFASGHFQAALDVRRDGKPLWHERQRVVGGDGLLDSPIGLNGQPVFATLLISADVDSDLLERCRELKIDGVRGDLSQLSGLLVARCLASEALKARAWLIELWRLLRPAMLGREAVSPRIWST; from the coding sequence ATGAATCTGCCTGCCGCCCTGTTCACGCCAAGCTGGCCTGCCGAGCTGGAGCTGGCCTACGCGCGCCACGGCGAACGCACCACACCAGTGCAGAGACGCCACCTAGGCCCACTTAGAGTGCAGAAGCACCTGTATGCCGAAGGCCCGGAGGTGTGCCAGCACATCATCGTCCACCCGCCCGGCGGCATTGCCGGCGGTGACGTCCTGGACATCTCGGCCCACGCCGGCGAAAACACCTGGGTGCAGCTCACCAGCCCCGGCGCCGCCAAGTGGTATCGCGCCGCCGGTGTCGCCCGTCAGGATCTGCGCCTGCGCATCGACGCCGGCGCCACCCTGGAGTGGCTGCCGCAGGAAACCATCATCTATGCCGGCGCCCAGGCCGAACTGCACACGCAGATCGACCTGCACGGCGATGCTCGCCTGCTTTACTGGGACATCGTCGCCCTCGGCCGCCCGGCTGCCGACGAGCGCTTTGCCAGCGGCCATTTTCAGGCCGCGCTGGATGTCCGCCGTGACGGCAAGCCGCTCTGGCACGAACGCCAGCGCGTGGTCGGCGGCGACGGTCTGCTCGATTCACCTATCGGCCTCAACGGCCAGCCGGTGTTTGCCACCCTGCTGATCAGCGCCGATGTAGACAGTGATTTACTCGAACGCTGCCGGGAACTGAAGATCGATGGCGTGCGCGGTGACCTCAGCCAGCTCTCGGGCCTGCTGGTCGCACGCTGCCTGGCCAGCGAAGCACTCAAGGCTCGCGCCTGGCTGATCGAGCTCTGGCGCCTGCTGCGCCCGGCGATGCTGGGGCGCGAAGCAGTGTCACCCCGAATCTGGAGCACATGA
- a CDS encoding transporter substrate-binding domain-containing protein produces the protein MNLKYLLAALLLFCSFCVHVTAAELRLYTEDYRPFSYLENGKPSGMAVAVVEELIRRTGELARIELVPWTRGYHQVRHQADTALFSTVRTAQREAEFHWVGPIARGYTRFYTHKDAGLRVTSLDDVRQLGTLAVPKQWYSYELLREQELDNLYGVPTPQDMLRMFRHGRVKLLLANNLTLDGMLAEQGMNAGQLQAQFDLMPNDSYIAFSLQTDAARVARWQQALQQMRHDGSLERIYRHWFPTADERTLVDLLRLE, from the coding sequence ATGAACCTGAAGTACCTGCTCGCAGCTCTGTTGTTGTTCTGCAGTTTCTGCGTCCACGTGACGGCTGCCGAGTTGCGGCTGTATACCGAAGACTATCGACCTTTCAGCTATCTCGAGAATGGCAAGCCGAGTGGCATGGCTGTGGCGGTGGTCGAAGAGTTGATCCGCCGTACCGGTGAGCTGGCGCGCATCGAACTGGTGCCCTGGACACGCGGCTATCACCAGGTTCGTCATCAGGCCGACACCGCGTTGTTTTCCACCGTGCGCACGGCGCAGCGCGAAGCCGAGTTTCACTGGGTCGGGCCGATCGCGCGAGGCTATACGCGCTTCTACACGCACAAGGATGCCGGGCTGCGAGTCACCAGTCTGGACGACGTGCGCCAGCTCGGCACCCTCGCCGTGCCCAAGCAGTGGTACAGCTACGAACTGCTGCGTGAGCAGGAGCTGGATAACCTGTATGGCGTGCCGACGCCTCAGGACATGCTGCGCATGTTTCGCCATGGCCGGGTCAAGCTGCTGCTGGCCAACAACCTGACCCTCGACGGCATGCTTGCCGAACAGGGCATGAATGCCGGACAACTGCAGGCGCAGTTCGACCTGATGCCCAATGACTCCTATATCGCCTTTTCCCTGCAGACGGATGCCGCTCGTGTCGCGCGATGGCAGCAGGCGCTGCAGCAGATGCGTCATGACGGCAGCCTGGAGCGGATCTATCGACACTGGTTTCCGACGGCCGATGAGCGGACGTTGGTCGATTTGCTGCGCCTCGAGTGA
- a CDS encoding type II secretion system F family protein, protein MSRRHLTLDLRSRAGLFAHLGAMERAGVPIDRALASLDLGTRHEAAVKRMRQMVGGGRDLASSGQLSGVFTPLESGLVRAAQEAGALAHIYEQLAQRYDEQARHAAELKSRLLLPAGVLLLALAVKPLPSLVAGSLSGAGYLAAVLLPVLWLAALLFGTRALWRRWQQRRSDQPGPLDDLLLALPILGSLQLRADIRNFCDSLGLLLEAGMPVLDALPRACNAVTNARLRRDFANLAPRVAAGQSLVRAFDGLSFHGKAMLIGVLNTGEATGRPGEALLRFARLQAQQLAASQQALASWAPRLFYLAVAVWMAYGLLTGGGFFPALPAELAGR, encoded by the coding sequence ATGTCGCGTCGTCATCTCACTCTCGATCTGCGCAGTCGCGCCGGCTTGTTCGCTCACCTTGGTGCGATGGAACGGGCCGGTGTGCCCATCGATCGGGCGCTGGCCAGTCTGGATCTCGGTACGCGCCACGAGGCCGCCGTGAAGCGCATGCGGCAGATGGTCGGCGGCGGACGTGACCTGGCGAGTTCCGGCCAGTTGAGTGGCGTGTTCACGCCACTGGAAAGCGGCCTGGTACGCGCCGCTCAAGAAGCCGGAGCACTGGCGCATATCTACGAGCAGCTGGCGCAGCGCTACGATGAACAGGCGCGTCATGCCGCAGAACTGAAGTCACGTCTTCTGCTGCCGGCCGGGGTTTTGCTGCTGGCACTAGCGGTCAAACCCTTGCCTTCTCTGGTTGCTGGCAGCCTGAGTGGCGCAGGTTACCTGGCGGCCGTTCTGCTGCCGGTGTTGTGGCTGGCTGCTCTGTTGTTCGGTACGCGCGCGTTGTGGCGGCGCTGGCAGCAGCGGCGAAGCGATCAGCCAGGTCCACTCGACGATCTTCTGCTGGCCCTGCCGATATTGGGCAGCCTGCAGTTGCGGGCGGATATCCGTAACTTCTGTGACAGCCTCGGGCTGTTGCTGGAGGCGGGCATGCCGGTGCTCGATGCCTTGCCGCGTGCCTGCAATGCCGTGACCAATGCACGGCTGCGGCGGGATTTCGCCAACCTGGCACCACGGGTTGCGGCTGGGCAGTCGTTGGTGCGCGCTTTCGACGGGCTGAGTTTTCATGGCAAAGCCATGCTCATCGGCGTGCTCAATACCGGCGAAGCGACCGGCCGACCAGGCGAGGCGCTGCTGCGTTTCGCCCGCCTGCAGGCGCAGCAGCTGGCTGCAAGCCAGCAGGCGTTGGCGAGCTGGGCACCACGCCTGTTCTATCTGGCCGTCGCCGTGTGGATGGCGTACGGCCTGCTGACCGGTGGCGGTTTCTTCCCGGCCCTGCCCGCGGAGCTGGCTGGCCGATAA
- the ureC gene encoding urease subunit alpha, protein MKISRQAYADMFGPTVGDKVRLADTDLWIEVEKDFTTYGEEVKFGGGKVIRDGMGQGQLCAADVVDTLITNALIIDHWGIVKADVGLKDGRIAAIGKAGNPDIQPDVTIAIGAGTEVIAGEGMILTAGGIDTHIHFICPQQIEEALMSGVTTMIGGGTGPATGTNATTCTSGPWHMARMLQAADAFPMNLGFTGKGNASLPEPLIEQVKAGAIGLKLHEDWGTTPAAIDNCLSVADQYDVQVAIHTDTLNESGFVETTLGAFKGRTIHTYHTEGAGGGHAPDIIKACGFPNVLPSSTNPTRPFTRNTIDEHLDMLMVCHHLDPSIAEDVAFAESRIRRETIAAEDILHDLGAFSMISSDSQAMGRVGEVITRTWQTADKMKQQRGPLPEDVPGNDNFRAKRYIAKYTINPAITHGISHEVGSIEVGKWADLVLWRPAFFGVKPTLILKGGAIAASLMGDANASIPTPQPVHYRPMFASYGGSRHATSITFISQAAFDAGVPEQLGLQKKIGVVKGCREVQKTDLIHNGYLPNIEVDPQNYQVKADGQLLWCEPAEVLPMAQRYFLF, encoded by the coding sequence ATGAAGATTTCCCGCCAAGCCTACGCCGACATGTTCGGCCCCACCGTCGGCGACAAGGTGCGCCTGGCCGATACCGACCTTTGGATCGAAGTGGAAAAGGACTTCACCACCTACGGTGAAGAAGTGAAATTCGGCGGCGGCAAGGTGATCCGCGACGGCATGGGCCAAGGCCAGCTGTGCGCGGCCGACGTGGTCGACACCCTGATCACCAACGCGCTGATCATCGACCACTGGGGCATCGTCAAGGCTGACGTCGGTCTCAAGGACGGGCGCATTGCCGCCATCGGCAAGGCCGGCAACCCGGATATCCAGCCGGACGTGACCATCGCCATCGGCGCTGGCACCGAGGTGATCGCCGGCGAAGGCATGATCCTCACCGCCGGCGGCATCGACACCCACATCCACTTCATCTGCCCACAGCAGATCGAAGAGGCGCTGATGAGCGGCGTCACCACCATGATCGGCGGCGGCACGGGACCTGCCACCGGCACCAACGCCACCACCTGCACTTCCGGCCCCTGGCACATGGCGCGCATGCTGCAGGCCGCCGACGCCTTCCCGATGAACCTGGGCTTCACCGGCAAGGGCAACGCCTCGCTGCCGGAGCCGCTGATCGAGCAGGTCAAGGCCGGCGCCATCGGTCTGAAGCTGCACGAGGACTGGGGCACCACCCCGGCGGCCATCGACAACTGCCTGAGTGTGGCCGACCAATACGACGTGCAGGTGGCGATCCATACCGACACCCTGAACGAGTCCGGCTTCGTCGAGACCACCCTCGGCGCGTTCAAGGGCCGCACCATCCACACCTACCACACCGAGGGTGCCGGCGGCGGCCATGCGCCGGACATCATCAAGGCCTGCGGCTTCCCCAATGTGCTGCCGTCCTCGACCAACCCGACCCGGCCCTTCACCCGCAACACCATCGACGAGCACCTGGACATGCTCATGGTCTGCCACCACCTCGACCCGAGCATCGCCGAGGACGTGGCTTTCGCCGAGAGCCGTATTCGCCGCGAGACCATCGCCGCCGAGGATATCCTCCACGACCTCGGCGCGTTTTCCATGATCAGCTCCGACAGCCAGGCCATGGGCCGCGTCGGCGAGGTGATCACGCGCACCTGGCAGACCGCCGACAAGATGAAGCAGCAGCGCGGCCCGCTGCCCGAGGACGTGCCCGGCAACGACAACTTCCGCGCCAAGCGCTACATCGCCAAATACACCATCAACCCGGCCATCACTCACGGCATCAGCCACGAAGTGGGCTCCATCGAAGTGGGCAAGTGGGCCGACCTGGTGCTCTGGCGCCCGGCCTTCTTCGGCGTCAAGCCGACGCTGATCCTCAAGGGTGGCGCCATCGCCGCGAGCCTGATGGGCGACGCCAACGCCTCGATCCCGACGCCGCAGCCGGTGCACTACCGGCCGATGTTCGCCAGCTATGGTGGCAGCCGCCATGCCACCAGCATCACCTTCATCAGCCAGGCGGCGTTCGACGCCGGCGTGCCCGAGCAGCTCGGCCTGCAGAAGAAAATCGGCGTGGTCAAAGGCTGCCGCGAGGTGCAGAAGACCGATCTGATCCACAACGGCTACCTGCCGAATATCGAGGTCGATCCGCAGAACTATCAGGTCAAGGCCGACGGCCAGTTGCTCTGGTGCGAGCCGGCCGAAGTGCTGCCGATGGCGCAGCGGTATTTCCTGTTCTGA
- a CDS encoding transposase, which translates to MSDYRRAAVPGGTYFFTLVTERRQPILTDPDIRQALREAIETVRLTQPFVIDAWVLLPDHLHAIWRLPAGDADFSNRWRLIKRHVTHACGSRYNRSDLLSHRRQTKGQGTLWQQRFWEHLIRDECDYAQHFDYLHGNPLKHGLVRRVRDWPWSSFHRWVKEGVYSSDWGGDMGDNEPSVGE; encoded by the coding sequence ATGTCTGACTACCGCCGCGCCGCCGTTCCTGGCGGCACCTATTTCTTCACGCTAGTCACTGAGCGGCGTCAGCCGATCCTCACTGATCCCGATATCCGCCAAGCTTTGCGCGAAGCCATCGAAACGGTGCGTCTTACCCAGCCCTTCGTCATCGACGCCTGGGTATTGCTGCCCGATCATCTGCATGCCATCTGGCGCTTGCCGGCAGGTGATGCGGACTTTTCCAATCGCTGGCGGTTGATCAAGCGGCATGTCACGCATGCGTGTGGCAGCCGCTATAACCGCTCGGATTTGTTGAGCCACCGACGTCAGACGAAGGGCCAGGGCACGCTCTGGCAGCAGCGCTTCTGGGAGCACCTGATCCGTGACGAGTGCGACTACGCGCAACATTTCGACTACCTGCACGGCAACCCGCTCAAGCATGGGCTGGTGAGACGAGTCAGGGATTGGCCCTGGTCTTCATTTCATCGTTGGGTGAAGGAGGGTGTTTATTCCAGCGATTGGGGCGGGGATATGGGTGACAACGAACCGAGTGTCGGTGAATGA
- a CDS encoding DksA/TraR family C4-type zinc finger protein, translated as MAGGWASDDAVQEQIDSSIEDAVARARSQLPKGESLRHCEECDAIIPEARRQAIPGVRLCVNCQAEHDRENAAYSGYNRRGSKDSQLR; from the coding sequence ATGGCAGGCGGATGGGCAAGTGACGACGCAGTGCAGGAGCAGATCGACAGCAGCATCGAGGACGCCGTCGCGCGTGCTCGCAGCCAGCTGCCGAAGGGTGAGAGTCTGCGTCATTGCGAGGAGTGCGATGCAATTATTCCCGAGGCTCGGCGTCAGGCGATTCCCGGCGTGCGCCTGTGCGTCAACTGCCAGGCCGAGCACGACCGGGAGAATGCCGCCTACAGCGGCTACAACCGTCGCGGCAGCAAGGACAGCCAGCTGCGCTGA
- a CDS encoding GNAT family N-acetyltransferase, whose protein sequence is MNFDIVNAGEADLPGILAIYNDAVQHTTAIWNETLVDLANRRAWLAERTAAGFPVLVARDAAGLVLGYASYGTWRTIEGFRQTVEHSVYIRADQRGQGLGPALMQALIERARAANLHVMVAAIESENAASIRLHQRLGFVTSGQMPQVGRKFGRWLDLTFMQLILE, encoded by the coding sequence ATGAATTTCGACATAGTGAATGCCGGCGAAGCCGACCTGCCCGGCATTCTCGCCATTTACAACGACGCGGTGCAGCACACCACGGCGATCTGGAACGAGACCCTGGTGGATCTCGCCAACCGCCGTGCCTGGCTGGCCGAACGCACGGCGGCCGGCTTCCCGGTGCTGGTGGCGCGTGACGCCGCAGGCCTGGTGCTCGGCTACGCCAGCTATGGCACCTGGCGCACCATCGAAGGCTTCCGTCAGACCGTCGAGCACTCGGTCTACATACGCGCCGACCAGCGCGGCCAGGGCCTCGGCCCGGCGCTGATGCAGGCGCTGATCGAACGCGCCCGCGCCGCCAACCTGCATGTCATGGTCGCCGCCATCGAATCAGAGAACGCCGCCTCGATTCGCCTGCACCAGCGCCTTGGCTTCGTCACCAGCGGACAGATGCCCCAGGTCGGGCGCAAGTTCGGGCGTTGGCTGGATCTGACCTTTATGCAACTGATTCTGGAGTGA
- the ureA gene encoding urease subunit gamma yields the protein MDLSPREKDKLLIFTAGLVAERRLARGVKLNYPEAMAYISAALLEGARDGQTVAELMHFGTTLLARDQVMEGVPEMIPEIQIEATFPDGTKLVTVHQPIA from the coding sequence ATGGATTTGTCACCAAGAGAAAAAGACAAGCTGCTGATCTTCACCGCCGGCCTGGTGGCCGAGCGCCGACTGGCGCGTGGGGTGAAGCTGAATTACCCGGAAGCCATGGCCTACATCTCCGCGGCCCTGCTCGAAGGCGCGCGCGACGGCCAGACGGTCGCCGAGCTGATGCATTTCGGCACAACCCTGCTGGCCCGCGATCAGGTGATGGAGGGTGTGCCGGAGATGATTCCGGAGATCCAGATCGAAGCCACCTTCCCCGACGGCACCAAGCTGGTGACCGTCCACCAACCGATCGCCTGA